One genomic segment of Candidatus Zixiibacteriota bacterium includes these proteins:
- a CDS encoding TetR/AcrR family transcriptional regulator — MSDQKSRLKPPDPADTEPSRRRILDAALEEFAEHGLAGGRVDRIAERASVNKAMIYYHFNSKENLYRETIADIYRRALDEIKNRASVQSSFDDLLRDASRIYFKIAGNHAALPRILLRELAEPESEILTMISSIIRESGAPQKLLERFQEKMRDGTIRTLDVRHTLASFLALNIGSILMAPMITKVLQIPDTETFLQERQEAVVDVFLHGVKVTR, encoded by the coding sequence ATGAGTGACCAGAAAAGCCGACTGAAGCCCCCCGATCCCGCCGATACGGAACCGTCTCGACGACGGATTCTCGATGCCGCTCTCGAGGAGTTCGCCGAACACGGTCTCGCCGGCGGACGGGTCGACCGGATCGCCGAACGCGCCTCGGTCAACAAGGCCATGATCTATTACCATTTCAATTCCAAGGAAAACCTGTACCGCGAGACGATCGCCGATATCTATCGCCGCGCGCTGGATGAAATCAAGAATCGCGCCAGCGTGCAGTCGTCGTTCGATGACCTTCTTCGCGACGCCAGTCGAATCTACTTCAAGATTGCCGGCAACCACGCGGCGCTGCCGCGCATCCTACTTCGCGAGCTCGCCGAACCAGAGAGCGAGATTCTCACGATGATCTCGTCGATCATTCGCGAGTCCGGCGCGCCGCAGAAACTGCTGGAGCGTTTTCAGGAGAAGATGCGCGACGGCACGATACGAACGCTCGATGTCCGCCACACACTGGCGTCGTTTCTCGCCCTGAATATCGGATCGATTTTGATGGCCCCGATGATCACCAAGGTGCTGCAGATACCGGATACGGAAACGTTTCTGCAGGAACGACAGGAGGCGGTCGTCGACGTATTCCTTCACGGCGTAAAGGTGACCCGATGA
- a CDS encoding CARDB domain-containing protein produces MRSLKFLAVSVLMLSSAAITLASGQSYTTFHVQFGIGSVADTGGVAHGTLAVWPAFDGDDFQIEIDSIVGLEYDGPRHYSWPGQVGDTFAVDFTYRVPDGELSSISVVVTRGDHKTSRSRWYDLRGDRALIYYGDPSKPNVYPLNYQQAPRKIVTVEDIYGPPPDQQEIRILPPDTVPQPRSRWKGYDVAPVVTRIEDTAGLAQWGFCVEDELDSGWVLLGKTDSIIAKMPRELWDQHLSPNRPPESEREKMERLERTPLDYTDEEWLTVDDTLFMRRRGENKFEPIALASTGELLGDHKPKGRAPDSPEVLVLDLREPDDMEFIRYLTDSIAPTQVNGYYKVTIEFRQMREIIDRGIKGYSFDSWQWAHPREGGASTSDSSGQTSADETDGEPPGDKSLTLFYDGFDSGFFDTTWTSWAEDGFYWWGPVSGSYETCETYSSTGSVWPAGGVGMGSCDYIVDAYTTWMEMDSAVSLQSTQNNTITFRLYSDLDPSLQGGFYCYISETGATSDWTLKATVTSAENWRVFTIYVADDWDRVYVAFRFVKSNAVSARRGVFVDDVRVEGDALTYPDLTFYQPISWDHPLVFANEWGSTQTTTLYAGETTYLSFAIRNQGQYAAGQFNIRVYDIYESSQYLISTIPCFSAINAGEEMEFPNNEIVVSPSGSHTIVVRANQDHDLEESDYTNNAQSRVLQWLDPPPPEPNLQWYVPNYWSGAIAYPTPVYSGQTSHVSYALRNNGVEASGSFVCRIYMNGISVHSKTIPGMSPGEQLIVPTVPVSFPEGVVTLELHIDDDGQVDESTELDNNWITPPILVRPPSIEVYGHVEYQHLANGGSSATYSPARHIRVELWDENVDGPDQWLDSATTDQWGSFAFQQVSNVDQDGTRLDVYVKAWAMNDAAVAWKGSAKSVEGSPRYGSGALAEQVIPHLTPEAFDYASFDSYVQNDVRSGDVSFQGPGSATPPIWIYWPHSNEFFLVDAVLDSWLKWSELRPNDFIDTVNIWAGPDRDYSNYLWRYGDTIYDLITIAADVTNPDPPGLDIFDRATILHEHGHKIAKVLDILQQGSGTHSFWLKVSDGLAASEGWAHFWAAYCLGKARTSNAWNDFQDTSWIDVETGVFGVSGTSGPFTPDSSANTRGTDCEASVAGVFRDIYDNQTGIEEFSSRNEWNVLPLPHSADGVGDSLSLGIQPILTALLDKAGPGARPQTLMDFWDSWFKYGQSQGHTQAMVDIWYEHGMEIKYGCCTGMTGNTNGDPDDIVDLSDITALVDWLFLGQPIGCVFEANVTGDPDGSVDLADAICLVNYLINGGPPPAPCRGTDK; encoded by the coding sequence ATGCGCAGTTTGAAGTTCTTAGCTGTCTCAGTTTTGATGTTGTCCTCTGCTGCTATCACTCTGGCCAGCGGGCAATCCTACACCACCTTCCACGTGCAGTTCGGGATCGGTTCAGTTGCCGATACGGGAGGAGTGGCCCATGGAACGCTTGCTGTGTGGCCTGCCTTCGATGGTGATGACTTCCAAATCGAAATCGACAGCATCGTTGGACTTGAATACGACGGACCTCGACACTACTCATGGCCGGGACAAGTTGGCGACACGTTCGCCGTCGACTTTACCTATCGGGTCCCGGATGGGGAACTCAGTTCTATTAGCGTCGTCGTAACTCGTGGGGACCACAAGACTTCCCGTAGTCGGTGGTACGACTTGAGGGGCGATCGCGCGCTTATCTACTACGGGGACCCCAGTAAACCCAATGTCTACCCCCTGAACTACCAGCAGGCGCCGCGGAAGATCGTCACGGTGGAGGATATCTATGGGCCACCCCCAGATCAACAGGAGATTAGAATTCTCCCTCCCGATACTGTCCCTCAGCCCAGGAGCCGGTGGAAAGGATATGACGTCGCACCGGTCGTGACTCGGATTGAGGACACCGCCGGCCTGGCGCAGTGGGGTTTCTGCGTTGAGGACGAGCTCGATTCGGGATGGGTTCTTTTGGGCAAGACGGACTCAATAATCGCCAAAATGCCCAGGGAGTTGTGGGACCAGCACTTGAGCCCCAATCGACCGCCTGAGAGCGAACGGGAGAAGATGGAACGTCTCGAGCGAACTCCACTGGACTATACGGATGAAGAGTGGCTGACCGTGGATGACACTCTTTTCATGAGACGGCGCGGAGAGAACAAGTTCGAGCCAATCGCACTGGCTTCCACGGGCGAGCTGCTCGGCGACCACAAGCCAAAGGGTCGCGCCCCGGACTCTCCCGAAGTTCTCGTTTTGGACTTGCGAGAACCCGATGATATGGAGTTCATTCGTTATCTGACTGATTCCATCGCTCCCACTCAGGTGAACGGTTACTACAAAGTGACCATCGAGTTCAGACAGATGAGAGAAATCATCGATCGAGGGATCAAGGGTTACAGTTTTGATTCGTGGCAGTGGGCTCACCCAAGAGAAGGTGGCGCCTCGACGTCGGATAGCTCCGGTCAGACTTCTGCGGATGAAACAGACGGAGAGCCGCCAGGAGACAAATCGCTCACCCTGTTTTACGACGGCTTCGATTCTGGTTTCTTCGACACAACCTGGACCAGTTGGGCGGAAGATGGGTTCTACTGGTGGGGACCCGTCTCTGGCAGTTATGAGACCTGTGAAACGTACTCATCAACCGGGAGCGTTTGGCCCGCAGGCGGAGTGGGGATGGGCTCCTGTGACTATATTGTCGACGCCTACACGACGTGGATGGAGATGGATAGTGCGGTTTCGTTGCAGTCAACACAGAACAACACTATAACGTTCCGTCTGTACTCCGACCTCGATCCCAGTCTGCAGGGTGGCTTCTATTGTTACATATCGGAAACAGGAGCGACTTCGGATTGGACCTTGAAGGCAACGGTTACTTCCGCCGAGAACTGGCGAGTATTCACGATCTACGTTGCAGATGATTGGGACCGCGTGTATGTTGCGTTCCGTTTTGTGAAGTCGAACGCCGTGTCCGCAAGACGAGGTGTCTTCGTAGACGATGTCAGGGTTGAAGGTGATGCTCTGACGTATCCCGATTTAACATTCTATCAGCCCATTAGCTGGGATCATCCTCTTGTGTTCGCGAACGAATGGGGCAGCACTCAGACTACTACTCTGTACGCAGGCGAGACAACATATCTCAGTTTCGCAATAAGAAATCAGGGCCAGTATGCGGCTGGCCAGTTTAATATCAGAGTCTACGATATCTATGAATCCTCCCAGTATCTGATTTCTACAATTCCCTGTTTTTCGGCGATCAATGCAGGAGAGGAGATGGAATTTCCCAACAATGAAATCGTGGTATCTCCGTCTGGTAGTCACACTATAGTCGTACGAGCCAATCAGGACCACGACCTCGAAGAGAGCGATTACACCAACAATGCTCAATCGCGGGTGCTTCAGTGGCTCGACCCGCCGCCACCCGAGCCAAACCTGCAGTGGTATGTGCCGAACTATTGGTCCGGTGCCATCGCCTATCCGACTCCCGTGTACTCAGGCCAAACCAGTCACGTGAGCTATGCCCTCCGCAATAACGGCGTTGAGGCCTCCGGGAGTTTTGTATGCCGGATCTATATGAACGGAATCTCTGTCCACTCCAAAACCATTCCCGGAATGTCCCCCGGGGAGCAACTGATCGTCCCCACTGTACCCGTTTCGTTTCCCGAGGGAGTCGTCACTCTGGAACTTCACATTGATGATGATGGCCAGGTTGACGAGAGCACTGAACTGGACAACAATTGGATCACTCCGCCAATCCTTGTTCGGCCGCCATCCATTGAGGTATACGGACATGTGGAATATCAACACCTGGCGAACGGTGGTTCATCAGCCACCTACTCACCGGCAAGACACATTCGGGTGGAACTGTGGGATGAAAACGTTGACGGACCAGACCAATGGTTAGATTCCGCGACAACTGATCAGTGGGGGAGTTTTGCTTTCCAACAGGTGTCCAATGTGGATCAAGATGGTACTCGACTTGATGTCTATGTTAAGGCGTGGGCTATGAACGACGCGGCAGTTGCATGGAAGGGATCTGCGAAGTCGGTGGAGGGAAGCCCGAGATATGGGTCAGGGGCACTGGCGGAACAAGTGATTCCACATCTGACTCCGGAGGCTTTCGACTATGCGAGCTTCGATAGCTACGTTCAAAACGACGTGAGGAGCGGCGATGTCAGTTTTCAGGGGCCTGGGTCAGCTACGCCGCCTATCTGGATATATTGGCCGCATTCAAATGAGTTCTTCCTGGTGGATGCGGTTCTGGATAGTTGGCTCAAGTGGTCCGAATTGCGACCCAACGACTTCATTGACACCGTAAATATCTGGGCTGGCCCCGACAGAGATTATTCCAACTACCTCTGGAGATACGGTGACACTATCTATGACCTGATTACGATAGCGGCTGATGTCACCAACCCTGATCCACCGGGGCTGGACATTTTCGACCGTGCCACGATTCTACACGAACATGGTCATAAGATTGCCAAGGTGCTCGACATTCTTCAACAAGGCAGCGGCACGCATAGTTTTTGGCTAAAGGTATCCGATGGTCTCGCAGCCAGTGAAGGATGGGCGCACTTCTGGGCGGCATACTGCCTGGGCAAAGCGCGAACGTCTAACGCATGGAATGACTTCCAAGATACTTCTTGGATTGATGTTGAGACAGGTGTATTTGGAGTGAGCGGTACATCGGGGCCCTTCACACCCGACAGTTCGGCAAACACTCGCGGCACGGACTGTGAGGCGTCGGTTGCGGGTGTTTTCCGGGACATATACGACAACCAGACGGGGATTGAGGAATTCAGTTCCCGGAACGAATGGAATGTGCTGCCCCTGCCGCATTCAGCCGATGGTGTCGGAGATTCACTGTCCCTTGGTATTCAGCCGATCCTGACAGCATTACTGGACAAGGCTGGTCCTGGGGCAAGACCACAAACCTTAATGGATTTCTGGGATTCCTGGTTCAAGTATGGACAGTCTCAGGGTCACACCCAGGCAATGGTCGATATCTGGTACGAGCACGGCATGGAGATCAAGTACGGGTGCTGCACCGGCATGACCGGCAACACCAACGGTGACCCCGATGATATCGTCGACCTGTCCGATATAACGGCTCTGGTGGATTGGCTGTTTCTGGGACAGCCGATTGGCTGTGTATTCGAGGCAAATGTGACGGGAGACCCCGATGGTAGTGTGGATCTGGCAGATGCGATATGTCTTGTCAATTACCTGATCAACGGAGGTCCGCCCCCGGCTCCGTGCCGAGGCACCGACAAGTAA
- a CDS encoding sigma 54-interacting transcriptional regulator, whose protein sequence is MNTTDDNGREFARSVAHALESLLGRRDFAGAIAQFESLRTQVEPIGAEAARVYRLAAKAYAGLADLSAALKHARLAQAAAEQDSDRLLLADVFMTLGAVLRDLGEFREAERAFRDAESVFRRNDSPEGQSRALNQLAGLFFRQNDYRNSLTVLMDAVEIARRLNDKKKLAFMMGNIGRICAFTGDFADAIKHLQINIDLSRELHDDLESARAELSLAHVYIQQSEFAAAEQALEHAYPIIIAQNSRRDEICYLTYLGELYYRAGRYDESGDVLAQAVGMARGANVESPMLGRALRHLAELAIRRNDFRTAERHAAAATAIMHKAGDLVETGALLKIKAQIAASRGKPNESRALFADAIETLDRSGVRWEKADAFVAAGCAEVFEQRQRLTYLFRAEEFFARTRNRFRHEEVGRLIGAMDRPAPAVVTPSASRPVDTPDYVTCNKEILKFKAQLAMYGRSDLPLLLCGETGVGKDRMARYFHSLVRPNGPFKPINCAAVPDTLLESELFGYRKGAFTGAERHKDGLFLQADGGVLFLDEIGDMPLSLQAKLLGVLERRTLMPLGGTSEVPFDVKLVAATNHDLEAMVESGAFRRDLYYRISGVTFTLPPLRERKEDIGLLAGHFMRRRGLLAEGEPVPAELLHQFIRYDWPGNIRELDQRIQRLEMMAEMVAEGDLVELSHSLFGGDAIASAETETLFDRVEQFERELLRDALAAAGGNKSEAARLLGIHEATVRTKLKRYNISFDSPLPN, encoded by the coding sequence ATGAATACCACAGATGACAACGGCAGAGAGTTTGCCCGGTCGGTGGCTCACGCCCTTGAGTCGCTGCTGGGCCGACGCGATTTTGCCGGCGCCATCGCGCAGTTCGAGTCGCTTCGCACCCAGGTCGAACCGATCGGGGCCGAGGCCGCGCGGGTGTATCGCCTCGCCGCCAAAGCCTACGCGGGACTGGCCGATCTGAGCGCGGCGTTGAAACACGCCCGCCTGGCCCAGGCCGCCGCCGAACAGGATTCCGACCGCCTGCTGCTCGCCGACGTCTTCATGACGCTCGGCGCGGTGCTTCGCGACTTGGGCGAGTTCCGGGAAGCCGAACGCGCGTTTCGCGACGCCGAATCGGTGTTCCGCCGCAACGACAGCCCCGAAGGTCAGAGCCGCGCGCTCAACCAGCTCGCCGGCCTGTTCTTCCGGCAGAACGATTACCGCAACTCGCTGACTGTGCTCATGGATGCTGTCGAGATCGCCCGCAGGCTCAACGATAAGAAGAAGCTTGCGTTTATGATGGGCAATATCGGTCGAATCTGCGCCTTCACCGGCGATTTCGCCGATGCGATCAAACACCTGCAGATCAATATCGATCTGTCGCGCGAACTGCACGACGACCTGGAGAGCGCGCGGGCCGAACTGTCTCTGGCCCACGTGTATATCCAGCAGTCGGAGTTCGCGGCGGCCGAGCAGGCGCTCGAACACGCCTACCCGATCATAATCGCCCAGAACAGCCGCCGCGACGAGATCTGCTACCTGACCTATCTCGGCGAACTGTATTACCGCGCCGGCCGCTACGACGAATCCGGCGACGTGCTCGCACAGGCGGTGGGGATGGCGCGCGGCGCGAATGTCGAGTCGCCGATGCTGGGCCGGGCGCTGCGGCATCTCGCCGAACTGGCGATCCGCCGCAATGACTTCCGTACCGCGGAGCGCCACGCTGCCGCCGCTACGGCGATCATGCACAAGGCCGGCGACCTGGTGGAAACCGGTGCGCTGCTGAAGATCAAGGCCCAGATAGCGGCATCGCGCGGCAAACCCAACGAATCGCGCGCGTTGTTCGCAGACGCGATCGAAACGCTGGACCGCTCCGGCGTGCGATGGGAGAAAGCCGATGCGTTTGTAGCCGCCGGGTGCGCCGAAGTATTCGAACAGCGGCAGCGCCTGACCTACCTGTTCCGGGCGGAGGAATTTTTCGCCCGTACGCGCAACCGGTTCCGGCACGAGGAAGTCGGTCGCCTGATCGGTGCGATGGATCGTCCCGCTCCCGCCGTGGTGACACCATCGGCGTCACGACCTGTCGACACGCCCGACTACGTCACCTGCAACAAGGAGATCCTCAAATTCAAGGCGCAGCTCGCCATGTACGGCCGAAGCGATCTGCCGCTGCTACTGTGCGGCGAGACGGGGGTCGGCAAGGACCGCATGGCGCGTTATTTCCATTCGCTCGTGCGGCCGAACGGCCCGTTCAAGCCGATCAACTGCGCCGCCGTGCCGGATACGCTGCTCGAGTCCGAGTTGTTCGGCTACCGCAAGGGCGCGTTTACCGGCGCCGAACGCCACAAGGATGGGCTGTTTCTGCAGGCGGACGGCGGCGTGCTGTTCCTCGATGAAATCGGCGACATGCCGCTCAGCTTGCAGGCCAAGCTGCTCGGTGTGCTGGAGCGGCGCACGCTCATGCCGCTCGGCGGTACCAGCGAAGTGCCGTTCGACGTCAAGCTGGTGGCTGCGACCAATCATGATCTCGAGGCGATGGTGGAATCCGGCGCCTTCCGCCGCGACCTGTACTATCGCATCAGCGGCGTGACGTTTACGCTGCCGCCGCTTCGCGAGCGCAAGGAAGATATCGGCCTGCTGGCCGGGCACTTCATGCGCAGGCGCGGTTTGCTCGCCGAGGGCGAGCCGGTGCCGGCCGAATTGCTCCACCAGTTCATCCGGTACGACTGGCCGGGCAATATTCGCGAACTGGATCAGCGCATACAGCGCCTCGAGATGATGGCCGAGATGGTGGCCGAGGGAGATCTGGTCGAATTGAGTCACTCGCTGTTCGGCGGCGACGCTATCGCGAGCGCCGAAACGGAGACCCTGTTCGATCGGGTTGAGCAATTCGAACGCGAGTTGCTTCGCGACGCACTCGCCGCCGCAGGCGGCAACAAGAGCGAGGCTGCGCGACTGCTCGGTATCCACGAGGCCACCGTACGAACGAAGCTGAAGCGCTATAACATTTCGTTTGATTCGCCGCTGCCGAATTGA
- a CDS encoding BMC domain-containing protein yields MLRDALGLIETRGLVGALEAADAASKAADVRISSISSNDDALVVIRIEGDLGAVQAAVDAGAQAARKLGHLIIARVFGRPTEELTGLLDDRPGGTEIPVLKRKPADSVPRPVAAPKPARAIKPTRPSPAARPVPEANPSPRAEQAPAELPKTAPSAHPAAGGFSMADLEALPVVKLRQYARTLADLPIQGRQISMANKQQLLEAIRSISAAG; encoded by the coding sequence ATGCTCCGCGACGCTCTGGGATTGATCGAAACCCGTGGTTTGGTCGGTGCGCTCGAGGCCGCCGATGCCGCCAGTAAGGCGGCCGATGTCCGGATTTCATCGATCAGTTCCAATGACGACGCGTTGGTCGTGATCCGGATTGAAGGAGATCTCGGCGCGGTGCAGGCGGCGGTTGATGCGGGGGCGCAGGCCGCGCGCAAACTCGGCCACCTGATTATCGCCCGCGTGTTTGGCCGTCCCACCGAAGAACTGACCGGCCTTCTCGACGACAGACCGGGTGGAACGGAAATCCCCGTGCTCAAAAGAAAGCCTGCTGACTCGGTTCCTCGACCGGTCGCGGCCCCCAAACCAGCCCGGGCGATCAAACCAACCAGACCGTCCCCGGCGGCACGGCCCGTCCCAGAAGCGAACCCGAGCCCCCGGGCTGAGCAAGCGCCCGCCGAACTGCCCAAAACGGCGCCCTCGGCTCACCCGGCAGCAGGCGGTTTTTCCATGGCCGACCTGGAGGCCTTGCCGGTGGTCAAACTCCGGCAATACGCCCGGACGCTTGCCGACCTGCCGATTCAGGGTCGACAGATTTCCATGGCCAACAAGCAGCAGCTGCTTGAGGCCATCCGGTCAATCTCCGCTGCCGGGTGA
- a CDS encoding L-threonine 3-dehydrogenase, with amino-acid sequence MKQILVTGAVGQIGSELVGALRERYGESTVIATDIRMPTDIELRDSGPFEFLDVLDPHHITRVMQIYDVGTIYHLAAVLSAVGESRPNVAWQINVNGLYNILEAARQYHCALFFPSSIGAFGETTPKDNTPQDTIQRPSTIYGVTKLTGELICDYYHKRFNLDSRGLRFPGLISYETEPGGGTTDYAVSIFYEAIKHNKYTCYLRPDTRLDMMYMPDALRAMIELMEADPERLRHRNAFNVTGMNFTPDELAAEIRTHRTEFEIDYEVDSVRQAIADSWPNYMDDSAARTEWGWKPQYDLSAMTSDMLEKLTHKAALDGKANIARGR; translated from the coding sequence ATGAAACAGATTCTCGTCACCGGCGCGGTCGGACAAATCGGATCCGAGCTGGTCGGGGCTCTTCGCGAACGCTACGGCGAAAGCACCGTCATCGCCACCGACATCCGCATGCCCACCGACATCGAACTGCGCGACAGCGGCCCGTTTGAATTTCTCGACGTGCTCGATCCGCACCACATCACGCGGGTGATGCAGATATACGATGTCGGCACCATTTATCATCTTGCCGCGGTGCTGTCGGCGGTGGGTGAGTCGCGCCCCAACGTGGCATGGCAGATCAATGTCAACGGCCTGTACAACATTCTCGAGGCCGCCCGGCAGTATCATTGCGCGCTCTTTTTCCCCAGCTCGATCGGCGCGTTCGGCGAAACCACGCCGAAAGACAACACCCCGCAGGATACGATCCAGCGGCCGAGCACGATCTACGGCGTCACCAAGCTGACCGGCGAACTGATCTGCGACTACTACCACAAGCGCTTCAACCTCGACAGCCGGGGACTGCGCTTTCCCGGCCTGATCTCCTATGAAACCGAGCCCGGCGGCGGTACGACCGACTATGCGGTCTCGATCTTCTACGAGGCGATCAAACACAACAAATACACCTGTTACCTTCGTCCGGACACGCGGCTGGACATGATGTATATGCCCGATGCGCTTCGGGCGATGATCGAGCTGATGGAGGCCGACCCGGAACGGTTGCGGCATCGCAACGCCTTCAACGTGACCGGGATGAATTTCACGCCCGACGAGCTGGCGGCGGAAATCCGCACGCATCGGACGGAGTTCGAGATCGACTACGAAGTCGATTCGGTGCGGCAGGCGATTGCCGATTCGTGGCCGAACTACATGGATGACTCCGCCGCCCGTACCGAGTGGGGATGGAAACCGCAGTACGATTTGTCCGCGATGACCTCCGACATGCTCGAGAAGCTGACCCACAAGGCCGCGCTCGACGGCAAAGCGAATATAGCGAGAGGACGATAA
- a CDS encoding aminotransferase class I/II-fold pyridoxal phosphate-dependent enzyme, protein MPLSNFVRDLQAGLDELQSSGTAKGAEFVVREVVRPTGEKGPRLKLVGFGDKEFVRMNANSYLGMSIREQVIGAEEDAAARYGVGPGAVRFISGTFEPHVELEKRLAAFHGREACMITSAAYTSVMGVIATLTTPETIIISDELNHNCIINAMKLARPKDKLIYKHVNMGELEDRLKQAAGACEHVIVVTDGIFSMRGVYAPLDKIHALVKKYNDRFPKDIVLIVDDSHGVGALGETGRGTEEYTKCGQVDILVATLGKALGVNGGYIVTKKEIVQYLREKNPFYIYTNPITPSEAAASIAALDLLDSPKGRELLKHLKAMTEKFEKGLTTLGYETFPSPHPVTPLMVRDTDRTRDMVAFLREHGVLATGLNFPVVPKGDQSIRFQVAADHTPYDIDYVLGVLARYKKERG, encoded by the coding sequence ATGCCGCTTTCGAATTTCGTTCGTGACCTGCAGGCCGGGCTCGATGAACTGCAATCGTCGGGGACGGCGAAAGGCGCCGAGTTTGTAGTGCGCGAGGTCGTTCGCCCGACCGGCGAAAAAGGTCCGCGGCTGAAACTGGTCGGGTTCGGCGACAAGGAGTTCGTGCGCATGAACGCCAACTCCTATCTCGGCATGTCCATCCGCGAGCAGGTGATCGGCGCCGAGGAGGATGCCGCCGCACGATACGGTGTCGGCCCGGGCGCGGTCCGGTTCATCTCCGGCACGTTCGAGCCGCATGTCGAACTCGAAAAACGGCTGGCCGCTTTCCATGGTCGCGAAGCGTGCATGATCACCAGCGCCGCGTATACCTCGGTGATGGGCGTGATCGCCACCCTGACTACCCCGGAGACGATCATCATCTCCGACGAGCTCAATCACAACTGCATCATCAACGCCATGAAACTGGCCCGCCCGAAAGACAAGCTCATCTACAAGCATGTCAATATGGGCGAACTGGAAGATCGGCTGAAACAGGCCGCCGGCGCCTGCGAGCACGTTATTGTCGTCACCGACGGCATCTTCAGCATGCGCGGCGTCTACGCGCCGCTTGACAAGATTCATGCGCTGGTTAAAAAGTACAACGACCGGTTCCCCAAAGATATCGTCCTGATTGTCGATGACTCCCACGGGGTTGGCGCGCTGGGCGAGACCGGTCGCGGCACCGAAGAGTACACCAAGTGCGGTCAGGTCGATATTCTCGTCGCGACCCTCGGCAAGGCGCTCGGCGTGAACGGCGGCTATATCGTGACGAAAAAGGAGATCGTCCAGTACCTTCGCGAGAAAAACCCCTTCTACATCTACACCAACCCGATCACGCCGTCCGAAGCCGCGGCGTCGATCGCTGCGCTCGATCTGCTCGACAGCCCGAAAGGACGCGAGTTGCTCAAACATCTCAAAGCCATGACCGAGAAGTTCGAGAAGGGGCTGACCACGCTCGGTTACGAAACGTTCCCCAGCCCCCACCCGGTTACGCCGCTCATGGTGCGCGACACCGACCGGACCAGAGACATGGTGGCGTTCCTGCGCGAACACGGCGTCCTGGCGACCGGGCTGAACTTCCCGGTGGTGCCGAAAGGCGATCAGTCGATTCGTTTCCAGGTGGCCGCCGACCACACGCCGTACGATATCGACTACGTGTTAGGCGTGTTGGCAAGATACAAGAAGGAACGTGGATAG
- a CDS encoding SDR family oxidoreductase gives MQSLSGKVVVITGASRGIGKGIAELFAGENTRIVLVARKKTELQAVADSLGLPKKQVAIVTADISKASGMRKVAAAAYRRFGSLDIFINNAGVGFTGPIVDMDEKDFDRIVATNLKSVFLCFREVIPRMQKQGGGQIINISSMAGKQAVPNMAVYAASKAALNVLSESVGGEVRNDNIRVCTVAPASTDTGFGSRGGPKRPAGNAATKLTVSEVAATVLHVAKQNPNAWVSYVDIRPLAKKG, from the coding sequence ATGCAGTCTTTATCCGGCAAAGTCGTCGTCATCACCGGCGCATCGCGAGGAATCGGTAAAGGGATCGCCGAACTGTTTGCCGGCGAGAATACCAGAATCGTTCTGGTCGCGCGCAAAAAAACCGAACTCCAGGCAGTGGCGGATTCGCTCGGCCTGCCCAAAAAACAGGTCGCAATCGTCACCGCCGATATCTCAAAGGCGTCCGGCATGCGCAAAGTTGCAGCAGCCGCTTATCGACGGTTCGGCAGCCTCGACATCTTCATCAACAACGCCGGAGTCGGCTTCACCGGACCGATAGTCGATATGGACGAAAAAGACTTCGACCGGATAGTCGCAACCAATCTGAAGTCTGTCTTCTTGTGTTTCCGGGAGGTCATTCCGCGCATGCAAAAACAGGGCGGCGGGCAGATCATCAACATCTCGTCAATGGCGGGCAAGCAGGCGGTCCCGAACATGGCCGTCTACGCGGCATCGAAAGCCGCGCTGAACGTCCTGTCGGAATCTGTCGGAGGTGAAGTGCGCAATGACAACATCCGCGTGTGCACGGTTGCGCCCGCGTCGACCGACACCGGTTTCGGTTCGCGCGGCGGCCCGAAGCGTCCGGCAGGCAACGCCGCGACAAAGCTGACCGTATCCGAAGTCGCCGCCACCGTGCTGCACGTGGCCAAACAAAACCCCAACGCCTGGGTATCGTACGTCGACATCCGCCCGCTGGCGAAAAAGGGCTGA